The Streptomyces europaeiscabiei genome window below encodes:
- a CDS encoding GntR family transcriptional regulator, translating into MEAIRPVGRTLLRDRAYQAIRDAIVAGEIEPGAVVRDAEFAELLGLSRAPVREAFSRLVDEGLLESKPQSYTRVTPVVAADVRDAAAVVGAMHELATRTAVPRLFAADVETMRSANARFAAAVRTGDVDAALVADDALHDVLVRVSGNRAAASTIARYTPLIRRLERRRFGEGGNCRSAGLHEQLIEACAAGDTDEAVRVTAEIWRGLAALADGTTGEPVDGPTDGPIDEPVDGTTGEPVEASCDERTGSSGGPVAESAEEPVDASARRPAHEPAHESVDVPVREAGH; encoded by the coding sequence ATGGAGGCCATACGACCGGTCGGGCGCACCCTGCTGAGGGACCGCGCCTACCAAGCCATCCGGGACGCCATCGTGGCCGGGGAGATCGAGCCGGGCGCGGTGGTCCGGGACGCCGAGTTCGCGGAGTTGCTGGGGCTGTCGCGGGCGCCGGTGCGGGAGGCGTTCTCCCGACTGGTGGACGAGGGCCTCCTGGAGAGCAAGCCGCAGAGCTATACGCGGGTCACGCCCGTCGTCGCCGCCGATGTGCGGGACGCGGCCGCCGTGGTCGGCGCCATGCACGAGCTGGCCACCCGGACCGCTGTTCCCCGGCTGTTCGCGGCGGACGTCGAGACGATGCGCTCGGCCAACGCCCGGTTCGCGGCGGCCGTCCGCACGGGAGACGTCGACGCGGCCCTGGTCGCCGACGACGCCCTGCACGACGTCCTTGTCCGAGTGAGCGGCAACCGCGCGGCCGCTTCCACCATCGCCCGCTACACCCCGCTCATCCGCAGACTGGAGCGACGGCGATTCGGCGAGGGCGGCAACTGCCGCTCGGCCGGACTGCACGAGCAGTTGATCGAGGCCTGCGCGGCCGGTGACACGGACGAGGCGGTCCGCGTCACGGCGGAGATCTGGCGCGGCCTGGCCGCACTCGCCGACGGCACGACCGGCGAGCCGGTCGACGGCCCGACCGACGGCCCGATCGACGAGCCGGTCGACGGCACGACCGGCGAGCCGGTCGAGGCTTCGTGCGATGAGCGGACCGGATCGAGCGGCGGGCCGGTCGCTGAGTCCGCCGAGGAGCCGGTCGATGCATCCGCGCGTCGGCCCGCCCACGAGCCAGCCCACGAATCCGTCGACGTGCCGGTGCGCGAAGCGGGCCACTGA
- a CDS encoding TROVE domain-containing protein produces the protein MARFNTKAGKAQPTSRVTSTGRVLRTYEGGRGRERDERSELFLLSIANFVAQKTFYESGEDRDDRFAALVGRLAVTDPGWTAGLLGWLRGEGNLRTASIVGAAEYVKARLDAGVTDGPTNRQVVDSVLRRPDEPGELLAYWTSRYGRNIPKPVKRGVADAVRRLYSPKSLLKYDTASKGYRFGDILNLVHAAPDPDKPWQGDLFQYALDRRHNPDTAVVPRSLPMLAAHRDLMELRPAKRRKVVTGAHGARRLADAGITWEALAGWLQGPMDKAAWEAVIPSMGAMALTRNLRNFDQAGVSDEVAARVAARISDPAEVARSRQFPFRYLSAYRHAPSLRWAYPLEQALGHSLANVPALPGRTLVLVDRSGSMFGSRLTDRSSLTYADAAAIFGTALALRAADADLVEFGSTSRMVKFGAGESVLKIIGRFGDLGGTDTTEAVRRHYRKHDRVLIVTDEQATYSHYGDPTRQIPAHVPVYTWNLAGYRAGHGPSGKANRHTFGGLSDAAFRMVPLLEAARDADWPWAAK, from the coding sequence ATGGCGCGATTCAACACGAAGGCCGGCAAGGCACAGCCCACCTCGCGGGTCACCTCCACGGGGCGTGTGCTCCGTACGTACGAGGGCGGCCGAGGCCGTGAGCGGGACGAGCGCTCGGAGCTGTTCCTGCTGTCGATCGCCAACTTCGTCGCGCAGAAGACCTTCTACGAGAGCGGCGAGGACCGCGACGACCGGTTCGCCGCGCTCGTAGGCCGGCTCGCCGTCACCGACCCGGGGTGGACGGCCGGTCTCCTCGGCTGGCTGCGCGGCGAGGGCAACCTCCGTACGGCCTCCATCGTGGGCGCCGCCGAGTACGTGAAGGCACGGCTCGACGCGGGCGTCACCGACGGGCCCACCAACCGCCAGGTCGTCGACTCGGTGCTGCGGCGCCCGGACGAGCCCGGCGAGCTGCTCGCCTACTGGACCTCCCGGTACGGCCGGAACATCCCCAAGCCGGTGAAGCGGGGCGTCGCCGACGCCGTACGGCGGCTCTACAGCCCCAAGTCGCTGCTGAAGTACGACACGGCGTCCAAGGGCTACCGCTTCGGCGACATCCTCAACCTGGTGCACGCGGCGCCGGACCCGGACAAGCCGTGGCAGGGGGACCTGTTCCAGTACGCCCTCGACCGGCGCCACAACCCGGACACGGCCGTCGTGCCCAGGTCTCTGCCGATGCTCGCGGCCCACCGTGACCTGATGGAGCTGCGGCCCGCCAAGCGGCGCAAGGTCGTGACCGGAGCGCACGGCGCCCGGCGCCTCGCGGACGCGGGCATCACCTGGGAGGCGCTGGCGGGCTGGCTGCAGGGGCCGATGGACAAGGCGGCCTGGGAGGCCGTCATCCCGTCCATGGGTGCCATGGCCTTGACGAGGAACCTGCGGAACTTCGATCAGGCGGGTGTATCGGACGAGGTCGCGGCGCGGGTCGCGGCGCGGATCAGTGACCCGGCGGAGGTCGCACGCTCGCGGCAGTTCCCGTTCCGCTACCTCTCGGCGTACCGCCACGCGCCCTCGCTGCGCTGGGCGTACCCGCTGGAGCAGGCGCTCGGCCACTCGCTGGCCAACGTGCCCGCGCTGCCCGGCCGGACCCTGGTCCTGGTCGACCGCTCGGGCTCGATGTTCGGCTCGCGGCTGACCGACCGCTCGTCGCTCACGTACGCCGACGCGGCGGCGATCTTCGGCACGGCGCTCGCGCTGCGGGCGGCGGACGCGGATCTCGTCGAGTTCGGGAGCACGAGCCGGATGGTGAAGTTCGGTGCGGGCGAGTCCGTGCTGAAGATCATCGGGCGGTTCGGCGACCTGGGCGGCACCGACACGACCGAGGCCGTCCGCCGCCACTACCGCAAGCACGACCGGGTGCTGATCGTCACCGACGAGCAGGCGACCTACAGCCACTACGGCGACCCGACCCGGCAGATCCCGGCCCACGTGCCGGTCTACACCTGGAACCTCGCCGGCTACCGGGCGGGCCACGGCCCCTCCGGCAAGGCGAACCGCCACACCTTCGGCGGGCTCTCGGACGCGGCTTTCCGGATGGTGCCGCTGCTCGAGGCCGCCCGAGACGCCGACTGGCCGTGGGCGGCCAAGTGA
- a CDS encoding alkaline phosphatase PhoX — protein sequence MPLTRRDFARRSAVTGAGIALAGSVGALATAPNALASTDTDLDLDAVADHGDATGDATERGADRHGGVGYGPLVPDPEGILALPAGFKYRIITYSGKTKLESGEFTPGKHDGTAAFPGPRGTTLLVNNHELKGPRANWEFPVPLTEGLVYDPAAAGGCTVVEVRPDGRVAEWVGIAGTSTNCAGGSTPWGTWLTCEENSDRAGVNGMTKDHGYVFEVDPCDRRANRAPKPLKFFGRYDHEAVVIDPGRGHAYLTEDAAAPNGLFFRWTPPRGFIYGPGKFRTLADDAGVLQAPRCYDSGGRFVDDLSRATKAGTVYGVDWIDVPDRDAKTVAVRKQFAATEITRARKLEGMWWGDGGAYIVSSYARAESPGAAHDGQVWFYDPKRRTLTLKVLLGVNPDPSVDGALDGPDNITVSPYGGIILAEDGEGVSHLFGATDSGRTYPIARNDLAIASAAAAAGGTEDEPEYSEFAGVTFSPDGKTLYANIQTPGILLAITGPWKRQKR from the coding sequence ATGCCGCTCACCCGCAGGGACTTCGCCAGACGATCCGCGGTCACCGGGGCCGGTATCGCGCTGGCGGGCAGCGTAGGCGCGCTCGCCACCGCGCCGAACGCCCTCGCGTCGACGGACACGGACCTGGACCTGGACGCGGTGGCCGACCACGGCGACGCGACCGGCGACGCCACCGAGCGCGGGGCGGACCGCCACGGTGGAGTCGGATACGGGCCGCTCGTGCCCGACCCCGAGGGCATCCTGGCGCTGCCCGCCGGCTTCAAGTACCGGATCATCACGTACAGCGGGAAGACGAAGCTGGAGTCGGGCGAGTTCACGCCGGGCAAGCACGACGGCACCGCGGCCTTCCCCGGCCCCCGCGGCACCACCCTCCTCGTCAACAACCACGAGCTGAAGGGGCCCCGGGCCAACTGGGAGTTCCCGGTGCCGCTCACCGAGGGACTGGTGTACGACCCGGCGGCCGCCGGCGGCTGCACCGTGGTGGAGGTCCGGCCCGACGGGCGCGTCGCCGAGTGGGTCGGGATCGCGGGCACGTCCACCAACTGCGCGGGCGGCAGCACCCCGTGGGGCACCTGGCTCACCTGCGAGGAGAACTCCGACCGGGCCGGCGTCAACGGCATGACCAAGGACCACGGGTACGTCTTCGAGGTCGACCCCTGCGACCGCCGTGCCAACCGCGCCCCGAAGCCCCTGAAGTTCTTCGGCCGCTACGACCACGAGGCCGTCGTCATCGACCCCGGGCGCGGCCACGCCTACCTCACCGAGGACGCGGCGGCCCCCAACGGCCTCTTCTTCCGCTGGACCCCGCCCCGCGGATTCATCTACGGCCCCGGGAAGTTCCGTACCCTCGCCGACGACGCGGGCGTCCTCCAGGCCCCCAGGTGCTACGACTCCGGCGGCCGGTTCGTCGACGACCTGTCCCGCGCCACGAAGGCCGGCACGGTGTACGGGGTCGACTGGATCGACGTCCCCGACCGTGACGCGAAGACCGTCGCCGTGCGCAAGCAGTTCGCGGCCACCGAGATCACCCGCGCCCGCAAGCTGGAGGGCATGTGGTGGGGCGACGGCGGCGCGTACATCGTCTCCTCCTACGCCCGTGCGGAGAGCCCCGGCGCCGCGCACGACGGCCAGGTCTGGTTCTACGACCCCAAGCGCCGCACCCTGACCCTGAAGGTCCTGCTCGGCGTCAATCCCGACCCGTCCGTGGACGGCGCGCTCGACGGCCCCGACAACATCACCGTCTCCCCCTACGGCGGCATCATCCTGGCCGAGGACGGCGAGGGCGTCTCGCACCTGTTCGGCGCCACCGACAGCGGCCGTACGTACCCGATCGCCCGCAACGACCTGGCCATCGCATCAGCTGCTGCCGCAGCGGGCGGCACCGAGGACGAGCCGGAGTACAGCGAGTTCGCCGGCGTCACCTTCTCACCCGACGGAAAGACCCTGTACGCCAACATCCAGACGCCGGGAATTCTGCTCGCGATCACCGGTCCGTGGAAGCGGCAGAAGCGGTAG
- a CDS encoding endonuclease/exonuclease/phosphatase family protein yields MPSKRTARIGALTVATICSTVSAVVLTSPAEAESIRIHDIQGTTRTSPLTGQQVAGVQGIVTGVRTYGSRGFWIQDPKADTNPATSEGVFVFTSSRPTVSVGDAVTVSGTVGEFVPGGTSSGNQSVTQITRPTITVVSTGNTVPAATVIDTKSVPKKYAPVGDTAAAGSINGLKLAPATYALDRYESLEGMNVQVADTRVVGATDPFTELWVTVKPRENDNRRGGALYDSYTSQNTGRLQIQSLGAVADFPKANVGDVLKGTTAGPLDYNQFGGYTLVANRIGTLKQGGLERETTQKQSRDELAVATYNVENLDPSDASFADHAAAIVHNLQSPDIVALEEIQDNNGATNDGTVAADKTVKKLVDAIAAAGGPTYDWRSIDPVNLADGGEPGGNIRQVFLFNPARVSFTDRAGGNATTATGVTKANGKAQLTVSPGRIDPANAAWTNSRKPLVGEFSFRGKSVFVIANHFASKGGDQALHSEFQPPKRSSETQRHLQATAVNAFVKQILAKEKKADVIALGDINDFEFSDTAELLEDGGVLWSAIKSLPKRERYSYVFQGNAQVLDQILVSRSVRRSTGFTYDSVHVNSEFNDQISDHDPQVVRFEP; encoded by the coding sequence TTGCCGAGCAAGAGAACCGCGCGCATCGGCGCGCTGACCGTCGCCACCATCTGCTCCACGGTGTCCGCCGTGGTCCTGACCTCGCCCGCCGAGGCGGAGTCCATACGCATCCACGACATCCAGGGCACCACCCGGACCTCCCCGCTCACCGGCCAGCAGGTCGCCGGGGTGCAGGGCATCGTCACGGGCGTCCGCACCTACGGCTCGCGCGGCTTCTGGATCCAGGACCCCAAGGCGGACACCAACCCGGCCACGAGCGAGGGTGTCTTCGTCTTCACCAGCTCCCGGCCGACGGTCTCGGTGGGCGACGCGGTGACTGTCTCGGGCACGGTCGGTGAGTTCGTGCCGGGCGGCACTTCGTCCGGAAACCAGTCCGTGACGCAGATCACCCGCCCGACGATCACGGTGGTCTCCACGGGCAACACCGTCCCGGCCGCGACCGTCATCGACACCAAGTCCGTGCCGAAGAAGTACGCCCCGGTCGGCGACACCGCCGCCGCGGGCTCGATCAACGGCCTCAAGCTCGCCCCGGCCACGTACGCGCTGGACCGCTACGAGTCCCTGGAGGGCATGAACGTCCAGGTCGCCGACACCCGCGTGGTCGGCGCCACCGACCCGTTCACCGAGCTGTGGGTCACGGTGAAGCCCCGGGAGAACGACAACCGCCGCGGCGGCGCGCTGTACGACTCCTACACCTCGCAGAACACCGGCCGGCTGCAGATCCAGTCGCTGGGCGCGGTCGCCGACTTCCCGAAGGCGAACGTCGGTGACGTCCTGAAGGGCACGACGGCCGGTCCGCTGGACTACAACCAGTTCGGCGGCTACACACTCGTCGCCAACCGGATCGGCACCCTGAAGCAGGGCGGCCTGGAGCGCGAGACGACCCAGAAGCAGTCACGCGACGAGCTCGCGGTGGCGACGTACAACGTCGAGAACCTGGACCCCTCGGACGCCTCCTTCGCCGACCACGCGGCCGCGATCGTGCACAACCTGCAGTCGCCCGACATCGTGGCCCTGGAGGAGATCCAGGACAACAACGGTGCCACCAACGACGGTACGGTCGCCGCCGACAAGACGGTGAAGAAGCTGGTCGACGCGATCGCGGCGGCCGGCGGCCCGACGTACGACTGGCGGTCCATCGACCCGGTGAACCTCGCGGACGGCGGTGAGCCCGGCGGCAACATCCGCCAGGTCTTCCTGTTCAACCCCGCGCGGGTCTCCTTCACCGACCGCGCGGGCGGCAACGCCACGACCGCCACCGGGGTGACGAAGGCGAACGGCAAGGCACAGCTGACGGTGTCCCCGGGCCGGATCGACCCGGCGAACGCCGCCTGGACGAACAGCCGCAAGCCGCTCGTCGGCGAGTTCTCCTTCCGCGGCAAGTCCGTCTTCGTGATCGCGAACCACTTCGCGTCCAAGGGCGGCGACCAGGCGCTGCACTCGGAGTTCCAGCCGCCGAAGCGGAGCTCGGAGACCCAGCGTCATCTGCAGGCGACCGCCGTGAACGCCTTCGTCAAGCAGATCCTGGCGAAGGAGAAGAAGGCGGACGTCATCGCGCTCGGTGACATCAACGACTTCGAGTTCTCCGACACCGCGGAACTGCTGGAGGACGGCGGCGTCCTGTGGTCGGCGATCAAGTCGCTGCCGAAGAGGGAGCGTTACTCGTACGTCTTCCAGGGCAACGCCCAGGTCCTCGACCAGATCCTGGTCAGCCGCTCGGTCCGGCGTTCCACCGGGTTCACGTACGACAGCGTGCACGTCAACTCGGAGTTCAACGACCAGATCAGCGACCACGACCCGCAGGTGGTGCGGTTCGAGCCGTAG
- a CDS encoding SRPBCC family protein encodes MSKEFEIAREFEVDATPEEVWEAVTAGTGGWLWPMEAPEPRVGGKGPFGSEVVAWDPPHRYTNRVEDVEGISEQTRNQLDYTIEPRDDGRRAWVRYVHSGIFVDDWDNQYDGAAKHTGFYLHTLRQYLTRFAGRTVTAFATFDGPETAGTPDALTTVGRALGLTDDTPEGARVQAEGPDGQLLDAVVDYRDPYFIGLRTDDALIRFFGRNHWGYRVGMSVHDFAPGADAKADETAWQGWLNGVFSQP; translated from the coding sequence ATGTCCAAGGAATTCGAGATCGCCCGGGAGTTCGAGGTCGACGCCACCCCCGAGGAGGTGTGGGAGGCCGTCACCGCCGGGACCGGCGGGTGGCTGTGGCCGATGGAGGCGCCCGAGCCGAGGGTCGGCGGCAAGGGGCCCTTCGGCTCCGAGGTCGTCGCATGGGATCCGCCGCACCGGTACACCAACCGCGTCGAGGACGTCGAGGGCATCTCCGAGCAGACCCGCAACCAGCTGGACTACACGATCGAACCGCGCGACGACGGCCGGCGGGCCTGGGTGCGCTACGTGCACAGCGGCATCTTCGTGGACGACTGGGACAACCAGTACGACGGTGCTGCCAAGCACACCGGGTTCTATCTGCACACCCTGCGCCAGTACCTGACGCGCTTCGCGGGCCGGACGGTCACCGCGTTCGCCACCTTCGACGGGCCCGAGACGGCCGGGACCCCCGACGCGCTCACCACCGTCGGCCGGGCGCTCGGCCTCACGGACGACACCCCCGAAGGAGCCCGCGTCCAGGCCGAGGGCCCCGACGGGCAGCTCCTCGACGCCGTGGTCGACTACCGCGACCCGTACTTCATCGGCCTGCGCACCGACGACGCCCTCATCCGCTTCTTCGGCCGCAACCACTGGGGTTACCGCGTCGGCATGAGCGTCCACGACTTCGCGCCGGGTGCCGACGCCAAGGCGGACGAGACCGCATGGCAGGGCTGGCTGAACGGAGTGTTCAGCCAGCCCTGA
- a CDS encoding helix-turn-helix domain-containing protein — protein sequence MLDVTVIEDPEAAAVSLDPIRARLLAELAAGPASAAMLAGKVGLPRQKVNYHIKALERHGLVELAGERRKGNVTERLMRATAASYVISPLALAAVQPDPDRFRDQFSARWLLALGARLVRDVGLLITGAAKARKRLATYALDGEVTFASAADRAAFVQELTAGVGALIRKYDAPGAEAGRGHRIVVAVHPTVKPQATAGVPDPPDRSDPSGLPDRYDRAEPSGPPDKPHGPEPSNVPEPSHRPEPSDRSELPAPTNQPDQ from the coding sequence ATGTTGGACGTCACCGTGATCGAGGACCCCGAGGCAGCGGCGGTCTCGCTGGACCCCATCAGGGCCCGGCTGCTCGCCGAGCTGGCGGCCGGGCCCGCGTCGGCCGCCATGCTGGCCGGGAAGGTCGGGCTGCCGCGCCAGAAGGTGAACTACCACATCAAGGCGCTGGAGCGGCACGGCCTGGTCGAGCTGGCGGGGGAGCGCCGCAAGGGCAACGTCACCGAGCGGCTGATGCGGGCCACCGCCGCGTCGTACGTGATCTCGCCGCTCGCGCTGGCAGCGGTGCAGCCCGACCCGGACCGTTTCCGGGACCAGTTCTCCGCCCGCTGGCTGCTGGCGCTCGGCGCCCGGCTGGTCCGGGACGTCGGGTTGCTCATCACGGGCGCGGCCAAGGCTCGCAAGCGGCTCGCGACCTATGCGCTCGACGGCGAGGTCACCTTCGCCTCGGCCGCCGACCGTGCCGCGTTCGTCCAGGAACTGACGGCGGGGGTGGGCGCGCTCATCCGCAAGTACGACGCGCCCGGCGCCGAGGCCGGCCGCGGCCACCGGATCGTCGTCGCCGTCCACCCGACGGTCAAGCCGCAGGCAACCGCCGGAGTACCTGACCCGCCTGACCGGTCCGACCCTTCCGGCCTGCCTGACCGGTACGACCGGGCCGAACCCTCCGGCCCGCCTGACAAGCCCCACGGGCCTGAACCTTCCAACGTGCCCGAACCATCCCACCGGCCCGAACCTTCCGATCGGTCCGAACTGCCCGCCCCGACCAACCAGCCCGACCAGTAA
- a CDS encoding DUF3618 domain-containing protein, giving the protein MTQASSRADGSVGAKGPDELRRQIEVTRAQLGDTVEELAAKADVKARVHSAWERVPREAVVVGGAGVGVVAVGVLLWRHYH; this is encoded by the coding sequence ATGACGCAGGCATCCAGTAGGGCCGATGGTTCGGTGGGTGCCAAGGGACCCGACGAACTCCGGCGGCAGATCGAGGTGACCCGGGCGCAGCTCGGCGACACGGTCGAGGAACTGGCCGCCAAGGCGGATGTGAAGGCGAGGGTGCACTCGGCATGGGAGCGGGTGCCCCGCGAGGCGGTGGTCGTGGGCGGCGCGGGTGTCGGCGTGGTCGCGGTGGGAGTGCTGCTCTGGCGCCACTACCACTAG
- a CDS encoding phage holin family protein — MTGTTEARPTRFVRSARSERPGPGEHDHHSVGELVGQATEQLSLLVRQEIALAKEELTEKGRRAGRGGGLLGAAGAVAYVGFMTLAAAAVGALSLVLDVWAAALIVMAVLFVIAAVLAAVGRAQLRQATPPRPEQALDSVKADMDEIKGRARR; from the coding sequence GTGACCGGGACCACCGAGGCCAGGCCCACGCGATTCGTGCGCTCTGCGCGATCCGAACGTCCGGGGCCGGGCGAACACGACCACCACTCCGTGGGCGAGCTGGTCGGGCAGGCCACCGAACAGCTCTCCCTGCTCGTACGACAGGAGATCGCCCTCGCCAAGGAGGAGCTGACCGAGAAAGGGCGCCGTGCCGGGCGCGGCGGCGGGCTGCTGGGCGCGGCCGGCGCGGTCGCCTACGTGGGGTTCATGACCCTCGCCGCCGCCGCGGTCGGGGCGCTCTCCCTGGTGCTGGACGTGTGGGCCGCCGCGCTCATCGTCATGGCCGTGCTGTTCGTGATCGCCGCCGTGCTGGCCGCGGTCGGGCGCGCGCAGCTTCGTCAGGCCACCCCGCCCAGGCCGGAGCAGGCACTCGACAGCGTCAAGGCGGACATGGACGAGATCAAAGGGAGGGCTCGGCGATGA
- the dapA gene encoding 4-hydroxy-tetrahydrodipicolinate synthase, whose product MTLTHRPTPFGRALCAMITPFTPSGALDLDGAQRLADRLVAEGCDGLVLSGTTGESPTTTDAEKEELIRAVRGAVGDRAVIVAGVGTADTRHTVELALAAEKAGADGLLAVTPYYSTPPQDAVEAHFLELADASGLPVVLYDIPGRTGTRIAPETMIRLADHPMIVAVKDCAYDLLGTQKVLAETELAYYTGCDEYVLALYAIGGSGYVSTVANAVPRQVRAVVDAFDAGDTAGAARLQRRAVPLIELMMSSGLPGTVTAKALLGRLGLPAGPVRAPLRPAGHEVTDGLLAAYERLVAV is encoded by the coding sequence ATGACCCTCACCCACCGCCCCACCCCCTTCGGCCGCGCCCTCTGCGCGATGATCACGCCCTTCACCCCCTCCGGCGCACTCGACCTGGACGGAGCCCAGCGGCTGGCCGACCGGCTGGTGGCCGAGGGGTGCGACGGGCTGGTGCTCTCCGGCACGACGGGCGAGTCGCCGACGACGACGGACGCGGAGAAGGAGGAGCTGATCCGGGCCGTGCGCGGGGCGGTCGGCGACCGGGCCGTGATCGTGGCCGGGGTGGGCACCGCCGACACCCGGCACACCGTGGAACTGGCGCTGGCGGCCGAGAAGGCGGGCGCGGACGGTCTGCTGGCGGTCACGCCGTACTACAGCACGCCCCCACAGGACGCGGTCGAGGCCCATTTCCTGGAACTCGCCGACGCCTCGGGGCTGCCCGTCGTCCTGTACGACATCCCCGGCCGCACCGGCACCCGCATCGCCCCGGAGACCATGATCCGCCTGGCGGACCATCCGATGATCGTGGCGGTGAAGGACTGCGCGTACGACCTCCTGGGCACCCAGAAGGTGCTGGCGGAGACGGAGCTGGCGTACTACACGGGCTGCGACGAGTACGTTCTCGCGCTGTACGCGATCGGCGGGTCGGGTTACGTGAGCACGGTCGCGAACGCGGTCCCCCGTCAGGTCCGGGCGGTCGTCGACGCGTTCGACGCGGGCGACACCGCCGGGGCGGCCCGGCTCCAGCGGCGCGCCGTCCCCCTCATCGAGCTGATGATGTCCTCGGGCCTGCCCGGCACGGTCACGGCGAAGGCGCTCCTGGGACGGCTCGGCCTGCCCGCCGGCCCGGTCCGCGCACCGCTGCGGCCCGCCGGTCATGAAGTGACCGACGGGCTGCTGGCGGCGTACGAACGGCTGGTGGCCGTCTGA
- a CDS encoding WD40 repeat domain-containing protein, which produces MNVDELVRDSLREQAAEQQPLGPGFADRVLTARRRRRNRSIATVAAATAAVVAVAVAVPLLDSGRDEVRLATEMNRSDIIAHPDQSPPRDLIAAGDVAMAAWYTLETVKTSKDTAVSARAYWILDQETGKYVKDTRWSQVAVAPGMRTAAVLEKDLPARRIGLLDLLTGEVERWIPVDRGVASVDFSSDGGRLVATTYSKNPDALTVAGNDVDGDGKKNDFIPNWSESYRTGFYLVDVDSGRTKWSEVPPEKDDDVPIVNPRQDFSFSRDGKLVRSGLAVEPHDQYYDLQGNKVAKPANEKYLTWSVKARLSPDGKLAAGGFAGGVRTTASEIIDPYTGKRLHKIRGQQLLTWVDNKRLIAWDIKAGDNEFHSALVLVTIGSDRTIALSGALKGNDGAPGRWNPVFATR; this is translated from the coding sequence GTGAACGTCGACGAACTGGTGCGCGACTCCCTGCGGGAGCAGGCCGCCGAACAACAGCCCCTGGGCCCCGGCTTCGCCGACCGGGTCCTGACCGCCCGGCGCCGCCGCCGGAACCGGTCGATCGCGACCGTCGCCGCGGCGACCGCCGCCGTGGTCGCCGTCGCGGTGGCCGTGCCGCTGCTGGACTCCGGCAGGGACGAGGTGCGGCTCGCCACCGAGATGAACCGGAGCGACATCATCGCCCACCCCGACCAGTCGCCGCCGCGCGATCTGATCGCGGCGGGGGACGTGGCGATGGCGGCCTGGTACACCCTCGAAACCGTCAAGACCTCGAAGGACACCGCGGTCAGCGCACGCGCCTACTGGATCCTCGACCAGGAGACCGGCAAGTACGTCAAGGACACCCGCTGGTCCCAGGTCGCGGTCGCCCCCGGCATGCGGACCGCCGCGGTGCTGGAGAAGGACCTGCCCGCCCGGCGGATCGGCCTCCTCGACCTGCTCACCGGCGAGGTCGAGCGCTGGATCCCCGTCGACCGGGGTGTCGCGAGCGTCGATTTCTCGTCCGACGGCGGCAGGCTGGTCGCCACCACCTACAGCAAGAACCCCGACGCCCTGACCGTCGCCGGGAACGACGTCGACGGTGACGGCAAGAAGAACGACTTCATCCCGAACTGGTCCGAGTCGTACCGGACCGGCTTCTATCTCGTCGACGTCGACTCCGGCCGGACCAAGTGGAGCGAGGTCCCCCCGGAGAAGGACGACGACGTGCCGATCGTCAATCCCCGTCAGGACTTCTCCTTCAGCCGCGACGGCAAGCTGGTCCGCTCCGGGCTGGCGGTGGAGCCGCACGACCAGTACTACGACCTCCAGGGCAACAAGGTGGCCAAGCCGGCCAACGAGAAGTACCTGACCTGGTCGGTCAAGGCGCGGCTCTCCCCGGACGGCAAGCTCGCGGCCGGTGGTTTCGCCGGCGGTGTCAGGACGACCGCCTCCGAGATCATCGATCCCTACACCGGCAAGCGGCTCCACAAGATCCGCGGACAGCAACTGCTCACCTGGGTCGACAACAAGCGGCTCATCGCCTGGGACATCAAGGCCGGCGACAACGAGTTCCACAGCGCTCTCGTGCTCGTCACCATCGGCAGCGACAGGACGATCGCGCTCAGTGGCGCCCTCAAGGGCAACGACGGGGCTCCCGGTCGCTGGAACCCGGTCTTCGCCACCCGCTGA